TTACCTAGGCTAAATGTAGGCATACAGTAGCAACGTTTTACTCCACTAAATGTTTGACGGCTACTTCGACTAAAATAGCTAGCTAGAGTGTTTAATGCACAACTTTTCCTTGTAACGTAGCCTAGTAGGTGCTGTATTGTACGTTTACTTTAGTAAAGGATATAAATACGGTATTCCACCACTTCTAGTGTGAAAAGTCAGTCAGGTCAAGACGATATTTTTGCTCTGGCGTTCATCCGTTAGAGGCCGCTAGAGGTTTACTGTGGGACCTGAAATGGCGGCTCATCTGTAGTCGTTAGTTTGCCCCGCCTTGTTGTTAGGCAGGTTGTCAGGGGCAGCGCAACATGGCACTAGCcagttaagctaacgttagctagctaacacggGATTTAGTTAATGATGACACCTTTATTTATCAAAGAAAACGACTGTCGCCATACCTGTTTTTTCACTCGGTGCTGCCCTGTGTCTTTGGGTAAAAGCAGCAGAGACGACAGCGGCGAGTTTTATCTAAATAGCCAGGGATTTGCCGTTACTGTGTCCACGTTCGCTAACGTTCTATCAAACTAACTGTTAaccttagctagctagttagttagctagctagctaggtttgCTAACGTCAAGCAGCCAGCTAATGATATCAAACCAACAGACGTAACGCGAAAGACATCGACAGTAACATTACCTTGTAAACGGATAGCTTCAGTTTCCATTACGATTGTTTGGTGCGAAAATGGAAAACGATCAGGGAGATTTAATGGAGCAGGAAGAACACGACGCCAGCAACAAACCCCCATCGTCCCTCAAAGCCCCTTCGCGCTCCACTCGACTGAACATCCAGAGAAGTAATGTCTGCTCTCGGGCTTATTTTGTGGTGATCATGGTCTTCTTTCATGTGTATATCCTGAATGTTATTGGCCTGCTTCTGTACGTGCACTACAACAACGGCCCCGGGGATCTTGTCAGTGGAGACGGGGCCAGCTCAGCATCAGTCGGCGAAAGCGAAACCCCTTTGCCCCATCCTGCCCCAGCTGCAGGAGACCTACCGTTACACGTAGAGGAGGACTATACTCAAAGTTTCAGTCTTCCTCGCATTGAGGGGATACGGGTAAGAAAACTGCCATCATTTCAGTACGAGGAATATGGCAATTTAACTCAACTGAGGGAAAACCCTACAGTGCAAAAAATGTTACCCAAGTAAAAGTATGGTTAACGTTActgatattttatattaaaagtACACTTTAAGTAATCTTGTAAAATACTCACAAATCGTCAGTATATGCCTAGCTTAATTTAGCAGCTGCCCGACCTGAAACATTTCAAATTCATTAGAATTGAATGGGACATAGAGTTGCTATAAAAAATGTCCATGCATTTAAACCCTGATGTCCGGATTGTGTTGCTGATGCTGCTTGTCCATCTGTAGGTGGGTCACGTTCAGCAGGTGTCCCTTGTGCCAGACAGAACACATGAGATGAGGACAATCAGCCTGAAACCTCTGCTATTTGGTAAGTGCACTGTTTTCTTTGACTACAAGGACATTTCATTAGGATTTAGAACACAACATTTAATCTTTCTCAAAGCCATACAAATATAGACAGCGATATTTACTTAACATTCACAGATATgtacatttgacattttctattaaacatcttttatttctttgaccTCAGCTGCTTGAGAGACAGTGTTGGTACTTTATGAGCTCCTTTGTGACCAGCTGACCGCATATTATCTCTTCCATAACCAAACACGTTTGGAAATGATTTGAAAAGACTAGACCGAGCATCATTTACAGTCAAATTCTAAATGCTATGCCTGTCCTTTGTTTATGCATATCTGTTTGATGCTTGTTTCACATCTCAGTTCTTTTGAATTTTTAAACCTAGCACCTAATCCTAGCTCCTGCATCTGTGATGTTTCCATTTGCGCGCAGCTGCCATCAGGTTCTTGTCTCGTCTTTGCCAGACATAAGCCTTATTGACCACCAGGCGCTCCCCCTGCACTGTACCCGTCACTAGGAAGGTCCCGCCTCGTGGGTTGAGTCGTGTCATGTTCCTTACACAGGTGGCATCCCTCTCCAGCCACAGCTGTATGCGGGAGCGGATCTGCCCACCTAACAGGGGTCCATGCTTCAGAACGTCCAGTTTGGCAGCCAGCGAGAATTGAGACAGGCTTACTGGGCTAGACTTGAGCCGTGTTAGACGCAGTTTCACAACTGGGAAGAAAGCAGATAAACAAAACCCTGATTGGCATTGACTTCAGTGTGCTCTTTGTGTCTATTAATTGTCCAGAATTGATGGAAAACACAGGAGAGAAGAGATTAAACAATATTGATACTCACCAAAATCATTCCTACAAAAGGTCTCCAGTGTATCTCTTGAAGAGGATTCCTCCTCCAGCTCACAATCCCGACAGCTTGCCTGAGGCACTGAAATGGTCAAACCACTAATTGAATTGTTTGTTGAATGAGGTCAACTCAAGCAAATGTGTCTATGTAGCCAGCTTCTTACCTCTACGCCCCCCTGTGGGAACAGTGCTGTTGGTGATAGAGGAGATACACATGAGATGGTCTGCAGGATACTGGTCACAGCGCAGAATTTCTGGCCAGGGGTAGCCATAACAACTCATGATTGGTGCACAGCTGTCCCGTACAGATTCGCACAAACTCCTGCAGGGCGATATAAACCTGATAACGAAAAGATGGAGAGGGGAACATTGTCAGCATTGAATAGATGAAAGGATATGACTCTAGTGTAGTGGTGGGAAACAAACAAGACTAGAGTAAATCACATTTGGttgcttgtttttctttttctaaactgaGAGGTGCTAATTTGACAAAAATGGCTTGGTTTCTGGCCTCTCCCCAGATACCAGCATCAATTTGCATAGCTTTCAAAAGGTGTTAACCCTTGATGACCCTGCTCCTATTTAACTTTGTCATTCAtcttattaatatttattttactttttttattttttataaatttctAAACAACAACTTGCGAGTACTGGCCTGTGAACATTACAGTTCctacaaaaagtaaaacataaaaaggttGACAATATATGTTAATCGAAAaaggattatttattttttttgtcaacttACCTGTCAAGGCAGATGGGTGCgaagagagagcagaggaagaTGCGGGCATCAGGGTGGCACTCTCTGGCAAGTAGTGGCAACCAGCTGGCACTCTGTTGTACAGCCTCAGCTGGGGACTCGTGGCCCAGCAAGTTGGGCATCCTCATGGTGTCATATCCGATGTTTTGGCACAAGGCCATGCCTGACGGGATAGGGACACAGCGAGAGGAACTGTGGGGCTCCCACAGTCCACCTTCACCTATAGAAAGCATGGACCTGAAGCCAGTAGTAGTACCAGGATCCCCCCACCCCTCACCATCCtctcctgctgcagctcctggTCTAGAAACACGAGTATCTCCAAATCCAGTTTCAGTGTTGCCCTCAATACTTGCAATGTTCCCGCCCTTGTCCTTTACTCCAGATCTAATCCTGCCCTCAGCCCTCGCTCGTCCCTCCAGCCCTGCCCTTACTCTACCAGGACCAGCCACTATTGTACTGCTCTGCCCAGCAAGCAGAAGGAGAAATAGTAGGGAGGCTGAATGGGAGGACTTTCTGATAAAATGAGGGCAGAACACTGCAGTCATTCTACTGGGACAGACGTTGGAAAGGAGGAGAAATCCTGAAGTTTGTCTCTTGAGTGAATGAAGACCCCTGTGTGACAGTGCAGGAGAGGGTGGCAAAATAGGTGTATTTATAGTGGGCGGTGATTTGAATAGGAAGGGGTAAGGGGAGGTGTGGACAGTAGGGAAAAGGGGTGGGGCACACATTATTGTGTTATTAGAGATGTGGATCCACTTGCATTTATGAGAAGATGTAAGTGTGTTTGACAGAGCTCAAGACCAGTAACGTGGATGATTTGGCATTTGGGTACTTTTGGCTGTCTGCCATTTTCGTCCCCACAGCTTGAATTGAGGAAGAGACTGGCCCTCATGTAGTGAAACTCCTCCACCCCTTCCATCCTGCATTTTCCTCCAACCCACACCTAACTACCCTGTCCTGCCCTGACCTCTTTGCTTGTGCACTCATTTTTTTGTAtctatctctccctctgctgctATAAGGGAAAGGATGTTTTTATTAGTACTTATTGCCCATGAGAGACAAAAGATGCCCATAATAGCAAGGAGACAATTTGGCTGTCCACAAGGTGAAATCACTGCAGAGCTAAAACCCTTCAAGAGAAGGTAATCAACATCCAGAAACTCTCTAAGTGACAGAACATGTGAGACTTGTGTGCAGGCACTTCTGCAACGGTTacttgatcaacagaaaattaatcaagTAATTTGATAATtgactaatcaatattttctgagGAACAATGCCCAAAAAGAAAAGCgaggatttgctgtttttcctTGTCCTACATTATATGGACCTGAACATTTTGGGTTTGTTTTGGTGTTAGTCCTAAAAGACATTTGATGACATCACCTTGGGTCTGAGACATTGTGATAGGAATTGTCCACTATCGTCTTACGTTTTATTGACCAGATGATAAatctattaataaaaaaaaaagaatcagcaGATTACCCAATACTGAAAATGATCAGTTGACTGGTTAATAATTAAACAGGGCTCCATTCATGTCTATAGCTATGAGGTTATATTTTAACTGTACTCTCAGCTGCATTAaggaataaaaatctgtgtgtgtgtgtgtgtgtgtgtgtgtgtgtgtgcgtgagtgcatgtgtcagtcacacacaaacaaaattggtgtcgTCCTGCTGCGTCGCCATGGCCTGATTCCTGTTCAGACAAGCAGGTCACTTCCTTTCCGGGGGAGAAAGGGCAGTggtgggagggagaggaggaaggctCAGTCCCCCTTCATTCATATCAGTTATCCAGATTAATGAGGCTAAACTGGACAATAGGGATTAACCAAGTGAGTACAGTGTAGAAGACACGGGTGACAAACAAGGTCTCTACTGTACAGGCAGCCAACCTGCCGGAAGCCTTTTATTAAGAGGGGAAATGACTGACgggcatggatggatttttggAAGAGAACAGGAGGGAACCATGAAAGTGGCATTTGCACCTTCACACATGCGTTCAATAAATGGATCTAATAGAACAGGACTCTTTGCTGGTGTACTTATTTTTCTAGGAAAACTAGAAACGCAGATGGACCTGAAATATTTAAAGACATCTCAAAATCAGAGAAAATATGGAGAAGCCTGTTTTGACGTAGAGTGTCTTGGAACAACattactaatatatatattagttgGACATGAGAATACCAAATCTGATTCTTTTACTGTTTTGTACTAATTAATATTAGCAATTACTGTCTCTCAGAAGCCCACACTGAGTCCAGTGTTGTCACTCATTAAACCTGCCCGTGGGataggctacaccacacatGGCTCACTGGGGAGTGACAAAGGGGAATTGCTTGTACTCATTATATACACACTAGTCTATGTATACATTCACTAAAGAGTTCCTGTGCTTAAACACCCACTAAAACATGCAAGAAAGAAAGGTATAATGAATTAGCATCAAGCTGTTACTCCAAAGTTGAGTGGTTTTCACACAGTTAACTGTAGGGTCATATCTAACTCTAACTCTCTAACTCTTTGTTCTCGTAGTCTGTTTTATTACAACATATAATTTAATGTAGCATTCCACATGATCTTTATTTTCTGAACACAGATAAAATAAGAGGTGTTATAACAATTGGCTTGTTTGTAATCAGTGTTTCAATGAGAAAGTGTTATACTAAGTAGTTTATGGGATTTGTCTTGCTTTTTAGGGCCTACACATTCTAATTATACTACTGTTAGCATACACTGATCAAACTATTTCGAAATTGCCCCTTCACACTGAAAGGTTTTGTTAAGCAATCTAAAGTAATCCATTTAGTCTGACAGATTAAGCCTGTAATGTCAACAGAGATGTTCTAATCCACTTAAcacttgtgttgacttcgggtcacattgacccattttaaatttttgttttatatcagaaaatatgggacgtagaaataagccctgaaaatgtgtagaagaaaaatgtaacaatttaaaacgttggaaaaagcaaaaacaaactgtgaaaaggcgtcaaaaacatTGGGAAGGTTGacgagaagacaacacaagggttaaatcacTTACTCACTGTCTCAGGTGTGCAATAAAGTTCCACGTGTGCAGAGGTTGTGAGAATTTTCAGACTTGAGACATTTTTGGTGATGGAAGTGATGGCATAGACTGTGATTGTGAATCTGCAgttgaaaaggaaaaaaggttttTTATCAATTAGCGTCTTCACTGCTGCCTAATCATCGTGTGTAATCTTCACGTGTGAAGGTGTGAATCACTATGCACAACAAACCGTTAACCTGTGAAGAAACCCAGAATGTCAGCCACGCTTTGCATATTTTTGTTGCATAATCTCTAAGGCACTCTCTTTGATAGCTTGTAGACCTATATCCTTGATCCTCACTCTAATCTTGGGTAGACAGAGAGCCTGCTGGTAGTATGATAATATGGGCCTTTCATTTCCGTAATTGTGTATTTGGCTACATAGTGTGGCAGTTAATTTGTGCTTTCAAAAATCAGCAACTAACATAAATTGACTGAGAGTTTCTTTAATCTCTCCTGGGGAAAATATAGACTCCACAGACTCCACCACCATGTAATttgtattgaaaaaaataattttgtgcATTACATGATTGTGTATCCTGTTCCTGTTAGAGATCCCTGGCTTCCTGTCAGAGGAGGAGGGCCGTGTGG
This genomic interval from Sander vitreus isolate 19-12246 chromosome 7, sanVit1, whole genome shotgun sequence contains the following:
- the LOC144520986 gene encoding secreted frizzled-related protein 5, which codes for MLSIGEGGLWEPHSSSRCVPIPSGMALCQNIGYDTMRMPNLLGHESPAEAVQQSASWLPLLARECHPDARIFLCSLFAPICLDRFISPCRSLCESVRDSCAPIMSCYGYPWPEILRCDQYPADHLMCISSITNSTVPTGGRRVPQASCRDCELEEESSSRDTLETFCRNDFVVKLRLTRLKSSPVSLSQFSLAAKLDVLKHGPLLGGQIRSRIQLWLERDATCVRNMTRLNPRGGTFLVTGTVQGERLVVNKAYVWQRRDKNLMAAARKWKHHRCRS